From the genome of Desulfomicrobium escambiense DSM 10707, one region includes:
- a CDS encoding transposase has translation MARPLRIEFPGAIYHVTSRGNAQSSIFLDDIDRTTFLSVLGMTLRRFNVICHGYCLMTNHFHLLLETPDANLSKAMRQLNGVYTQAFNRRHGRVGHVLQGRFKAIVVDREAYLLELCRYIVLNPVRAGIVKEPGKYFWSSYRATAGFIKKPDFLAVDWILEQFGADRTRARKDCRLFVQAGLDSKSPWQDLKGQCLLGDDAFLEKLFPILKDRSAFREIPRAQRFADRPALEDVLADSGGRATRDAATLKACNEFGYSQAEVAAATGLHYSSVSKILRKMR, from the coding sequence ATGGCCCGCCCACTCCGCATAGAATTTCCGGGAGCCATCTACCATGTGACTTCCCGGGGCAATGCACAATCTTCCATATTTCTGGACGATATCGACAGGACCACCTTTCTTTCCGTGCTCGGGATGACGTTGCGCCGGTTCAACGTGATTTGTCATGGCTATTGCCTGATGACGAATCACTTCCATTTGCTGCTCGAAACCCCGGACGCAAATCTTTCCAAAGCCATGCGGCAACTCAACGGCGTGTACACGCAGGCATTCAACCGTCGGCATGGCCGGGTAGGGCATGTGCTGCAAGGGCGGTTCAAGGCCATTGTCGTTGACCGGGAAGCGTACCTTCTCGAACTGTGCCGGTACATTGTCCTCAATCCTGTGAGGGCCGGGATAGTCAAAGAACCGGGGAAGTATTTCTGGTCTAGCTACCGCGCCACGGCCGGATTCATAAAGAAGCCGGATTTTCTTGCGGTGGATTGGATTCTTGAACAGTTTGGGGCTGATCGAACCCGCGCTCGGAAAGATTGTCGTCTCTTCGTCCAAGCGGGTCTTGATTCAAAGTCGCCCTGGCAGGATCTGAAAGGGCAATGTCTCCTGGGAGACGATGCGTTTCTGGAAAAGCTGTTTCCCATTCTCAAGGACAGGAGCGCATTCAGGGAAATTCCGCGCGCCCAGCGCTTTGCCGACCGACCGGCCTTGGAAGATGTCTTGGCAGACTCAGGAGGCCGCGCAACCCGCGATGCAGCCACCCTCAAGGCCTGCAATGAATTCGGCTATTCTCAGGCAGAAGTCGCTGCCGCAACAGGACTGCATTATTCATCAGTGAGTAAAATTCTTCGGAAAATGAGATAA
- a CDS encoding transporter substrate-binding domain-containing protein → MGFSRARTRPELVERFNAEIERMEADGTIRRIKGKYLEN, encoded by the coding sequence ATGGGGTTTTCTAGGGCCCGCACCCGGCCGGAACTCGTGGAGCGGTTCAATGCCGAGATCGAGAGGATGGAGGCCGACGGCACCATCCGGCGGATCAAGGGCAAATACCTGGAGAATTGA
- a CDS encoding substrate-binding periplasmic protein — MALHSQVHPGIDMEIAMQALDNMGIGTTVRMVPFKRVLAMLKEGQADLTTSLSFRQDRDSYLLWSRTYRTGASYAFFCRKGSAFMPGRLEDLRGRAVGVARGFVFPPTFADDPAIRKVEAPHIASLMHMLLAGRFDALIVNSLADAMNCWPPA; from the coding sequence ATGGCTTTGCATTCTCAGGTCCACCCCGGCATCGACATGGAGATAGCCATGCAGGCCTTGGACAACATGGGGATCGGAACAACCGTCCGCATGGTCCCCTTCAAGCGGGTCTTGGCCATGCTCAAGGAGGGTCAGGCGGACCTGACCACGTCCTTGAGTTTCCGGCAGGATCGGGATTCCTACCTGCTGTGGTCGCGGACGTACCGCACCGGCGCGAGCTACGCGTTTTTCTGCAGAAAGGGTTCGGCCTTCATGCCCGGACGGCTCGAGGACTTGAGGGGCCGCGCCGTGGGGGTGGCGCGCGGCTTCGTCTTTCCGCCTACCTTCGCCGACGATCCGGCCATAAGGAAGGTCGAGGCCCCGCATATCGCCAGTCTGATGCACATGCTCCTAGCGGGGCGGTTCGACGCCCTCATCGTCAACAGCCTGGCCGACGCTATGAACTGCTGGCCACCGGCCTGA
- a CDS encoding sigma-54-dependent transcriptional regulator, producing the protein MYTTDAMNLLVVDDEPSICRLAQKELASSETIVTTASTAAQAMAISGEQDFDVILLDVRLPDGHGLTLLEHFRGTLPDAEVVMITGYSEVSVAVDAMKMGAHDYITKPFSLKQIKQVIEKAYQCSRLRRENRTQGSSGTLKSERELIGLSPGMKRVGFLINKVARTRAPVLITGESGAGKDVVANAIHSKSLCADKKLIVKNCGTFNKDLLRSELFGYRKGAFTGAQESQDGLLSLANNGSLFLDEVGELSMDVQSMLLRVLETQKYRRVGDTEERTVTVRFLFATNRDLAREVEAGRFHEALYHRLNIFRIEIPPLRERPEDIPVLTEYFLGHLYPEKPPYRISKRTMECFMAYHWPGNVRELRNVIERAIILAENELLTAHSLPREIIAKCSEYKDRAKPSMSLEDNEKELIQKVLNLVGNNRNEAARILHIGRKTLYRKICKFNIPT; encoded by the coding sequence ATGTACACGACAGACGCCATGAATCTTCTGGTTGTGGACGACGAACCCTCCATCTGCAGGCTGGCGCAAAAGGAACTGGCTTCGTCCGAGACGATCGTGACCACGGCGAGTACCGCTGCGCAGGCCATGGCCATCAGCGGCGAACAGGATTTCGATGTCATTCTGCTTGACGTGCGCCTGCCCGACGGACACGGGCTGACCCTGCTCGAACATTTCCGGGGCACCCTGCCTGATGCCGAAGTTGTCATGATCACGGGGTATTCGGAGGTCAGCGTCGCCGTCGATGCAATGAAGATGGGGGCCCATGACTACATCACCAAGCCCTTTTCCCTGAAACAGATCAAGCAGGTCATCGAAAAGGCCTACCAATGTTCCAGGCTGCGCAGGGAAAACCGCACCCAGGGCAGTTCCGGCACGCTGAAATCGGAACGCGAACTCATAGGGCTCTCCCCGGGCATGAAGCGGGTGGGATTCCTCATCAACAAGGTCGCGCGGACCCGGGCGCCAGTGCTCATTACCGGCGAAAGCGGCGCCGGCAAAGACGTGGTGGCCAATGCCATCCACAGCAAAAGCCTGTGTGCGGACAAAAAGCTGATAGTGAAGAACTGCGGCACGTTCAACAAGGACCTGTTGCGCAGCGAACTCTTCGGATACAGGAAGGGAGCCTTCACCGGCGCCCAGGAGTCGCAGGACGGCCTGCTCTCCCTGGCAAACAACGGGTCCCTCTTTCTGGACGAGGTCGGAGAACTGTCCATGGACGTGCAGTCAATGCTGCTGAGGGTGCTGGAGACCCAGAAATACAGGCGCGTTGGAGACACCGAGGAACGAACGGTGACCGTCCGCTTCCTTTTCGCCACGAACCGGGATCTGGCCAGGGAGGTGGAGGCCGGCAGGTTCCACGAGGCCCTGTACCACCGGCTCAACATTTTCCGCATAGAAATCCCGCCACTGCGGGAACGCCCGGAAGACATCCCCGTCCTGACCGAATATTTCCTGGGCCATCTGTACCCGGAAAAACCGCCCTACAGGATTTCCAAGCGCACTATGGAATGTTTCATGGCCTACCACTGGCCGGGAAATGTCCGGGAATTGCGCAATGTCATTGAGAGAGCCATCATTCTGGCCGAAAACGAACTCCTGACCGCCCACTCCCTCCCCCGGGAAATCATCGCGAAATGCAGCGAGTACAAGGATCGCGCGAAGCCTTCAATGTCCCTTGAGGACAATGAAAAAGAGCTTATCCAGAAAGTTCTCAATCTTGTCGGAAACAATCGAAACGAAGCAGCAAGAATATTGCACATTGGAAGGAAGACGCTGTACAGAAAAATATGCAAATTCAATATACCGACATAA